From Heliomicrobium modesticaldum Ice1, a single genomic window includes:
- a CDS encoding HD-GYP domain-containing protein, with product MSRINIDAVQKGLILDEPIYTKTGALLLPRGTVLDERRIHFLKNLGVEWVEVTSKFARKSAKSASGRLTRMIAGAGEHESAPDRAGAVQDREPPEEQAFYELLREDLLLQVNSAVVHYSQQGSHDQEIGDLLALFGGLLRERNRVNHLLEVKSTDAFTFKHAVNVAVLAVLTGLTMRLSEESLRLVALGGLLHDVGKKKVPPEVLFAEGALSPESRRRIEEHTEHGYDTLVRDTALPEEIALIALQHHERLNGSGYPRRLQGKQIHLFSQLVGVADVFEAMTSTRNHRPGYNPVEIIEYLMGASGTLFPERIVKALLDSITIYRIGSAVQLSNGEIGIVVKANPKLPSRPVVRIVFDERRMPMRNGHTVDLSQPAHTTLCIVRSYG from the coding sequence ATGAGCCGGATCAACATCGACGCTGTCCAAAAGGGATTGATTTTGGACGAGCCCATCTACACGAAGACAGGGGCCCTGCTCTTGCCTCGGGGCACCGTCTTAGATGAACGACGCATCCACTTTTTGAAAAACCTCGGCGTAGAATGGGTGGAGGTCACTTCAAAGTTCGCCCGTAAGAGCGCCAAAAGCGCTTCGGGGCGATTGACCCGAATGATAGCAGGCGCAGGAGAGCATGAGAGTGCCCCCGACAGGGCAGGCGCTGTTCAAGACCGGGAGCCGCCGGAGGAACAGGCCTTTTATGAGCTGTTGCGAGAGGATCTTCTGCTGCAAGTGAACAGCGCCGTCGTCCACTACTCCCAGCAGGGGAGCCATGACCAGGAAATCGGCGATTTGTTGGCCCTGTTCGGTGGTCTGCTCCGTGAACGCAACCGAGTCAACCACCTGTTGGAAGTGAAGTCGACGGACGCTTTTACCTTTAAGCACGCCGTCAACGTGGCCGTTTTGGCGGTGCTGACGGGGCTGACGATGCGCCTGTCCGAAGAAAGCCTGCGCCTGGTCGCACTGGGTGGTCTTTTGCACGATGTCGGCAAGAAAAAAGTGCCGCCGGAGGTCCTCTTCGCCGAAGGGGCGCTGAGCCCCGAGAGCCGCCGCCGAATCGAGGAGCATACGGAGCATGGCTATGACACCCTCGTCCGGGATACAGCGCTGCCGGAGGAGATCGCCCTCATAGCACTGCAGCACCACGAGCGGCTGAACGGCTCCGGCTATCCCCGCCGATTGCAGGGGAAGCAGATCCACCTCTTCAGCCAGTTGGTGGGTGTGGCCGATGTCTTTGAGGCGATGACGTCGACGCGCAACCACCGTCCGGGTTACAACCCGGTCGAGATCATCGAGTATCTGATGGGTGCCAGCGGCACCCTTTTTCCGGAACGGATCGTCAAGGCGCTGCTGGACAGCATCACCATCTACCGCATCGGCTCGGCCGTCCAACTGAGCAACGGCGAAATCGGCATCGTCGTCAAAGCGAACCCGAAACTGCCCTCGCGTCCTGTCGTGCGCATCGTCTTTGATGAACGGCGCATGCCGATGCGGAATGGGCACACCGTCGATCTGTCCCAACCTGCCCATACGACCCTCTGCATCGTCCGTTCTTACGGTTGA
- a CDS encoding amidohydrolase — translation MATVIRGGHVITLAGKNYFPGFVAFDDEGTIIAVGPDGGEQDVVGPGGIGPDVVGPDAGGRQVVPEGPVRSQPVVVIDARGKLILPGFIDAHCHLGIVEEGAPIEGDDLNETSDPLTPHLQALDGINLADPAFADALRGGVTTVCVLPGSANIVGGQAVIMKTAGPLAERVVRNNAAVKAALGENPKRVYKERKKAPITRMASAALLREALARAREYGRRRSETAGEPSKAPEIDLRWEALQPLLVRQVPLRLHAHRADDLLTGLRIIREYGLQAVLEHCTEGHLIADELAQAGVPAVVGPSLVNRAKVEMREITAATAGILHAAGVLVALMTDHPVIPIQYLPLCAGLAVRHGMDEETALRAISLHAARILGLEASVGSLEAGKAADVVLWDGHPFDVRSTVSQVWIKGRVVYSAPK, via the coding sequence ATGGCGACAGTGATTCGTGGCGGACATGTGATCACACTGGCCGGGAAGAATTATTTCCCCGGCTTTGTCGCTTTCGACGATGAGGGGACGATCATCGCTGTGGGGCCTGACGGGGGTGAACAAGATGTCGTCGGCCCTGGCGGTATCGGCCCCGATGTTGTTGGACCCGACGCTGGAGGGCGCCAGGTCGTGCCGGAGGGACCTGTCCGCTCTCAGCCCGTTGTGGTGATTGACGCTAGGGGTAAACTGATCCTGCCCGGTTTCATCGACGCCCACTGCCATCTCGGCATCGTCGAAGAGGGGGCGCCCATCGAAGGTGACGATCTGAACGAAACGTCGGATCCGCTGACGCCCCACCTGCAGGCGTTAGACGGCATCAACCTGGCCGATCCTGCCTTTGCCGACGCCCTGCGGGGCGGCGTGACGACTGTCTGTGTGTTGCCGGGCAGCGCCAATATTGTCGGTGGACAGGCTGTGATCATGAAGACGGCTGGCCCCCTCGCCGAACGGGTTGTCCGCAACAACGCCGCCGTCAAGGCCGCCCTCGGGGAAAACCCGAAGCGCGTCTACAAGGAGCGGAAGAAGGCGCCCATCACCCGCATGGCCTCGGCGGCGCTCTTGCGGGAGGCGCTGGCCCGGGCGCGCGAGTATGGGCGCAGGCGGTCGGAGACGGCAGGCGAGCCGTCCAAAGCGCCGGAAATCGATTTGCGCTGGGAGGCGCTGCAACCGCTGCTTGTGCGGCAGGTCCCCTTGCGCCTGCACGCCCACCGGGCAGATGACCTGCTCACCGGTTTGCGCATCATTCGGGAGTATGGCTTGCAGGCGGTGCTGGAGCACTGCACCGAGGGCCACCTGATCGCCGACGAATTGGCCCAGGCTGGTGTCCCCGCCGTCGTCGGCCCATCCCTCGTCAACCGGGCCAAGGTGGAGATGCGGGAGATCACAGCGGCCACGGCAGGCATCCTCCATGCCGCCGGCGTCCTGGTGGCGCTGATGACCGATCATCCCGTCATCCCCATCCAGTACCTGCCCCTCTGCGCCGGGTTGGCTGTCCGTCACGGCATGGACGAGGAGACGGCACTGCGCGCCATCAGCCTCCATGCCGCCCGCATTCTCGGATTGGAAGCATCCGTCGGCAGCCTGGAAGCGGGCAAAGCGGCCGACGTGGTCCTCTGGGACGGTCATCCCTTCGATGTACGCAGCACTGTCAGCCAGGTCTGGATCAAAGGGAGGGTGGTGTATTCGGCCCCAAAATAG
- a CDS encoding response regulator, whose product MEAGKRILVVDDQAGVRSLLRIILQDAGYHVYTAANGIEAVRKAGECNIPFVLMDVRMPGLDGVQAMLQMMKQNPYIKVVLMTAFSDESLIQQALQDGAIGYLIKPFDVYQLREEIDRMWNATIGNGWLVCADEAESRKIGTST is encoded by the coding sequence ATGGAAGCCGGAAAAAGAATTCTTGTTGTTGATGATCAAGCCGGTGTCCGTTCGCTGTTGCGGATCATCCTCCAAGACGCCGGATATCACGTTTACACCGCCGCCAACGGCATCGAAGCGGTTCGCAAAGCGGGAGAGTGCAACATCCCTTTTGTCTTGATGGATGTGCGCATGCCTGGACTGGATGGCGTTCAGGCCATGTTGCAGATGATGAAGCAGAATCCTTATATCAAGGTTGTGCTGATGACCGCATTTTCCGATGAAAGCCTCATTCAGCAGGCGTTACAGGATGGCGCCATCGGCTATCTGATTAAGCCCTTCGATGTGTACCAATTGCGTGAAGAGATCGACCGCATGTGGAATGCCACCATCGGCAATGGTTGGCTGGTCTGCGCCGATGAGGCAGAGAGCCGGAAGATCGGCACGTCAACGTAA
- a CDS encoding Dam family site-specific DNA-(adenine-N6)-methyltransferase has translation MRQRPFLKWAGNKYRIIHRIRAVLPAGNRLIEPFVGSAAVFLNTSFKENLLADCNGDLIRLYQTVKTGGEDFIAYCRSFFTEENNRPERYYALREIFNTTDDGDLKSALFIYLNRHSYNGLCRYNASGKFNAPAGRYKKPYFPERELRFFMAKARDAVFLCQDFTQTMGEARPGDVVYCDPPYVPLSRTSNFTGYSAGGFGEAEQWKLAELARQLADRGVSVLISNHDTDFTQKAYDAARIERFPVQRFVSCDGANRGKAGELLALFG, from the coding sequence ATGCGACAGCGACCTTTTTTGAAATGGGCAGGCAACAAGTACCGGATCATCCACCGCATCCGGGCCGTTCTCCCTGCAGGCAACCGGCTGATTGAACCCTTCGTCGGCTCCGCCGCCGTCTTCTTGAACACCAGTTTCAAGGAAAATCTGCTCGCTGACTGCAACGGCGATCTGATCCGCCTCTACCAGACGGTAAAAACAGGCGGCGAAGATTTCATTGCCTACTGCCGTTCCTTTTTCACGGAGGAGAACAATCGACCGGAACGGTACTATGCGCTTCGGGAGATTTTCAACACTACCGATGACGGGGATCTCAAATCGGCCCTTTTCATTTATCTGAATCGACACAGTTACAACGGTCTGTGCCGATATAACGCCAGCGGCAAGTTCAACGCGCCGGCGGGGCGGTACAAAAAGCCCTATTTTCCCGAGCGGGAGCTGCGGTTTTTTATGGCGAAAGCCCGCGACGCTGTGTTTCTTTGCCAGGACTTCACTCAAACGATGGGAGAGGCCCGTCCTGGCGATGTGGTCTATTGCGACCCGCCCTATGTGCCGCTTTCTCGGACCTCGAATTTCACAGGCTACAGCGCCGGTGGTTTCGGCGAAGCGGAGCAGTGGAAACTGGCCGAATTGGCGCGCCAGTTGGCCGATCGGGGTGTTTCGGTGCTTATCTCCAATCACGATACCGATTTTACGCAAAAGGCCTACGATGCAGCCCGGATCGAGCGCTTCCCTGTGCAGCGGTTTGTCAGTTGCGACGGCGCCAACCGGGGGAAGGCAGGGGAACTGCTGGCGCTGTTTGGTTGA
- a CDS encoding asparaginase, with translation MSAVLVEVVRGAMVENRHRGAIVVVDGEGRRVASVGEPSVTYMRSSSKPLMTLPLVEQGGLEQFGLGDEHLAIFASSHAGEEEHRRVVLESLQRIGLAETALACGTHTPFDRKTADALRAAGQKPTVLHCNCSGKHTGVLAYALFKGYPIDNYCDPKHPAEVEILTAVADMAGVKPEDVVIGVDGCSIPVYGMPLENIALSFARLGLANYGTAERRKACARICRAMIAHPFLISGTGRLDTDLMTVTKGAVVAKIGADGVYALAVPEKGWGLAAKVEDGNMKVLGPIILEALSQLGLLSAEQRKALAAHDRYAVKNNVKEVVGETRAAFTLEG, from the coding sequence ATGTCCGCAGTACTTGTCGAAGTTGTCCGTGGCGCCATGGTGGAAAACCGTCACCGGGGCGCGATTGTCGTTGTCGACGGAGAGGGGCGCCGCGTCGCCTCCGTGGGCGAACCGTCCGTCACCTATATGCGTTCCTCGTCCAAACCGCTGATGACCCTGCCCCTCGTTGAACAGGGGGGGCTGGAACAGTTCGGTCTCGGCGATGAACACCTGGCCATCTTCGCCAGCTCCCATGCCGGTGAGGAGGAGCACCGCCGCGTCGTCTTAGAATCGCTGCAGAGGATCGGCCTCGCTGAAACGGCGCTGGCCTGCGGTACCCACACCCCCTTTGACCGCAAAACAGCTGACGCCTTGCGGGCGGCCGGGCAGAAGCCGACTGTGCTTCATTGTAACTGTTCGGGCAAGCACACAGGGGTCCTCGCCTACGCCTTGTTCAAGGGATATCCCATCGACAATTACTGCGACCCGAAGCATCCCGCCGAGGTGGAGATCCTGACCGCTGTAGCCGATATGGCCGGTGTGAAACCGGAGGATGTGGTCATCGGCGTCGACGGCTGCAGCATCCCTGTCTATGGCATGCCGTTGGAGAACATCGCCCTTTCCTTTGCTCGGTTGGGCCTGGCGAACTACGGAACGGCGGAACGGCGAAAGGCCTGCGCCCGCATCTGCCGGGCCATGATCGCTCACCCCTTCCTGATCTCCGGGACAGGGCGGCTCGACACAGACTTGATGACAGTGACAAAGGGGGCCGTCGTCGCCAAGATCGGCGCTGACGGCGTCTATGCCCTGGCTGTGCCCGAGAAGGGCTGGGGCCTGGCGGCGAAGGTTGAAGACGGCAACATGAAGGTCCTTGGGCCGATCATCCTGGAGGCCTTGAGCCAACTGGGCCTCTTGTCGGCAGAGCAGCGCAAGGCCTTGGCTGCCCATGACCGCTATGCTGTGAAAAACAACGTCAAAGAGGTCGTCGGCGAAACGCGCGCGGCCTTTACACTGGAAGGGTAA
- a CDS encoding methyltetrahydrofolate cobalamin methyltransferase — protein sequence MLIVGEKINTARPGIEGAVISRKATFIQDLALRQKLCGADVLDLNCTTLRHREPDALRWLVETVQTVVNEPVCLDSPNPLALEAALQVHKGRAIINAISAEESRYQMLIPLVKAYDCKVVALCFDDTGVPNTVEEELQIARSLVERLVGDGVDFEDIYVDPFIRSIGQDEHWGNFGLEIIRRIREEFPKVHILCGISNISYGMPARSLLNRTFLTLAIYAGLDGAILDPENKGLMASLRSTETLLQKDPGFRRYLMAFREGLLT from the coding sequence ATGCTGATCGTGGGGGAAAAGATCAACACAGCGCGCCCCGGTATCGAAGGCGCCGTCATATCGAGAAAGGCGACCTTCATTCAGGATCTGGCGCTGCGGCAGAAGCTCTGCGGCGCTGATGTGCTCGATCTGAACTGCACCACCCTGCGCCATCGCGAGCCTGACGCCTTGCGATGGCTCGTCGAGACGGTGCAAACGGTCGTCAACGAGCCTGTCTGCCTGGACAGCCCTAACCCGCTCGCCCTGGAAGCCGCCTTGCAGGTTCACAAAGGGAGAGCCATCATCAACGCCATATCGGCGGAAGAGAGCCGTTACCAGATGCTGATCCCGCTCGTCAAAGCTTACGACTGCAAGGTGGTGGCCCTCTGTTTCGATGACACGGGCGTGCCGAACACGGTGGAGGAGGAACTGCAGATCGCCCGTTCTCTCGTGGAACGACTCGTCGGCGATGGTGTCGATTTTGAGGACATCTATGTCGACCCATTCATCCGGTCCATCGGGCAGGACGAACACTGGGGCAACTTTGGTCTCGAGATCATCCGCCGCATCCGCGAGGAGTTTCCGAAGGTACACATCCTCTGCGGCATCTCCAACATCTCCTACGGCATGCCGGCGCGGTCGCTCCTCAACCGCACCTTCCTGACGCTGGCCATCTACGCCGGCCTGGACGGCGCGATCCTCGATCCGGAGAACAAGGGGCTGATGGCCTCCCTGCGCAGCACGGAAACGCTTCTGCAAAAGGACCCCGGTTTCCGGCGCTACCTGATGGCTTTCCGGGAAGGGCTGTTGACGTGA
- a CDS encoding gamma-glutamyl-gamma-aminobutyrate hydrolase family protein codes for MSRPRVLLTPSFERGRLSLRREYCRALASAGLTVWPVPLEAAEEPWNYLDMAHGIVFSGGGDIDPARYGQQPHAALGEVDPERDALELTLIAEALRRQLPVLAVCRGMQVLNVALGGTLIQDIPRQRPIALRHQQKAPRWHPSHSIEVTGGSRLREIYPTGYGRVNSFHHQSVDRVGRELRPVAVAPDGIIEALEGIGPGFIVAVQWHPEDLCHSELESRGLFRLFAEACRGDMAKRGESVGGGG; via the coding sequence ATGTCCAGACCGCGGGTGCTGCTCACGCCGTCCTTTGAGCGGGGCCGCTTGTCCCTTCGCCGGGAGTATTGCCGGGCCCTCGCCAGCGCCGGCCTCACCGTCTGGCCCGTTCCGCTCGAAGCAGCGGAGGAACCCTGGAACTACCTGGACATGGCCCACGGCATCGTCTTCTCCGGCGGCGGCGATATCGACCCGGCGCGCTACGGCCAGCAGCCCCATGCCGCCCTGGGAGAGGTCGACCCGGAGCGGGATGCCCTGGAATTGACCCTCATTGCGGAGGCGTTGCGGCGGCAACTGCCTGTCCTGGCCGTCTGCCGGGGGATGCAGGTCCTCAACGTGGCTCTGGGCGGGACGCTCATCCAAGATATCCCTCGCCAGCGCCCGATCGCCCTGCGCCACCAGCAGAAGGCGCCCCGCTGGCATCCCTCCCACTCGATTGAGGTGACCGGCGGCAGCCGGCTGCGGGAGATCTACCCCACCGGATACGGCCGGGTCAACAGCTTTCACCACCAGTCTGTCGACCGCGTCGGTCGGGAACTGCGGCCTGTCGCCGTCGCTCCGGACGGGATCATCGAAGCCCTCGAAGGGATCGGGCCCGGCTTCATCGTGGCGGTGCAGTGGCACCCGGAAGATTTGTGTCACTCTGAACTCGAGTCGAGAGGATTGTTTCGCCTCTTTGCCGAAGCTTGTAGGGGGGATATGGCAAAAAGGGGAGAATCCGTTGGGGGTGGGGGTTGA
- a CDS encoding CBS domain-containing protein, translating into MIVRDKMVTPVITTGIFTPIRDALRMMTEKNIRRLPVIDDKERLVGIVAFHDIDKAMRSPGVIPLTPVEWVMTKNPVYVEATMPLADSVRMMRRYKVSCLPVVAGEKVVGILSVSDILQLCADLLEAGQ; encoded by the coding sequence ATGATCGTTCGGGACAAGATGGTCACCCCGGTCATCACGACCGGCATATTCACACCGATCCGGGACGCCTTGCGGATGATGACGGAGAAAAACATCCGGCGTTTGCCGGTCATCGATGACAAGGAACGCCTCGTCGGCATCGTCGCTTTTCATGACATCGACAAAGCCATGCGTTCCCCCGGCGTGATCCCTTTGACGCCGGTGGAATGGGTGATGACCAAAAACCCTGTCTATGTGGAGGCCACGATGCCCCTGGCCGACAGCGTCCGCATGATGCGGCGCTACAAGGTCAGTTGCCTGCCTGTCGTCGCCGGGGAGAAGGTGGTCGGCATCCTCTCCGTCAGCGACATCCTCCAGCTGTGCGCCGACCTGCTTGAAGCCGGCCAGTAA
- the tsaB gene encoding tRNA (adenosine(37)-N6)-threonylcarbamoyltransferase complex dimerization subunit type 1 TsaB, with protein sequence MFVLGIDCSTSVTALAVVDDAQVVAETFLHNDRPHSKRLLPAIEQLLALAELSLSDMAGLAVAIGPGSFTGLRIGLATVKGMAHPLSLPVVGVPTLEALAWNGWPFRGYICPILDARKNEVYTSLYRGETGGLKKVGEEQAVAPQELLEQLRAALPVTPESAQRQSSPTTAGQILFLGDAVPVYRERLQEALGESALFAPAETCYPRGSQVARLGWRRLRQGDVDDLHKLTPRYIRPSEAEVNWAKKHGTHRDACRLAPEG encoded by the coding sequence GTGTTCGTCCTTGGGATCGATTGTTCCACCTCTGTGACGGCGCTGGCAGTCGTCGACGATGCGCAGGTGGTGGCGGAAACCTTTTTACATAATGACCGGCCTCATTCGAAGCGGCTGTTGCCTGCTATCGAACAGCTGCTTGCCCTGGCGGAGTTGTCGCTGTCTGACATGGCCGGGTTGGCCGTCGCCATCGGTCCCGGCTCCTTTACGGGCCTTCGCATCGGCCTGGCGACGGTGAAGGGGATGGCCCACCCGCTGAGCCTGCCCGTCGTCGGCGTGCCGACGCTGGAGGCGCTGGCCTGGAATGGTTGGCCCTTTCGGGGATACATCTGTCCGATCCTCGATGCCCGCAAGAACGAGGTCTACACCAGTCTCTACCGAGGTGAGACAGGGGGCCTGAAGAAGGTGGGCGAAGAACAGGCTGTGGCGCCGCAGGAGCTTTTAGAACAGTTGCGAGCGGCCTTGCCGGTGACGCCGGAATCAGCCCAAAGGCAGTCATCGCCGACAACGGCAGGTCAGATCCTCTTCTTAGGCGACGCCGTTCCCGTCTACCGGGAACGGCTTCAAGAAGCCCTCGGTGAGAGCGCCCTCTTCGCCCCCGCCGAAACCTGCTACCCCCGCGGCAGCCAGGTGGCCCGCCTTGGCTGGCGGCGCCTGCGACAGGGCGATGTTGACGACCTGCACAAGCTGACCCCCAGGTATATCCGCCCGTCGGAGGCGGAGGTCAACTGGGCGAAAAAGCATGGCACGCATAGGGATGCTTGCCGCCTTGCGCCGGAGGGATAG
- the tsaE gene encoding tRNA (adenosine(37)-N6)-threonylcarbamoyltransferase complex ATPase subunit type 1 TsaE, translating to MTEQRWQIFLPDESATEELGRWLAERVRPGDILLLYGDLGAGKTTLVRGLARRLGYAGRVTSPTFTLVHEYEGDLPIYHFDLYRLDEPDQVWEIGWADYLRGEGVLCIEWPERLGGLMPDEALTIRLSHPGEEGGTVGVRVNEVEGAVAAGRIVELAGFGERPEALVKEWRKTCSSLGSIVPPL from the coding sequence TTGACGGAACAACGATGGCAGATATTCCTGCCCGATGAGTCGGCCACAGAGGAACTGGGAAGGTGGCTGGCTGAACGGGTTCGGCCGGGAGATATCCTGTTGCTCTACGGCGACCTGGGCGCCGGCAAGACGACGCTCGTTCGCGGACTTGCCCGCCGTCTCGGTTATGCGGGGCGGGTGACGAGTCCAACATTTACCCTTGTTCACGAATACGAGGGAGACCTTCCCATCTACCATTTTGATCTCTACCGGCTGGACGAGCCCGATCAGGTCTGGGAGATCGGTTGGGCCGATTACCTGCGCGGCGAGGGCGTCCTTTGTATCGAATGGCCGGAACGTCTCGGCGGCCTGATGCCCGACGAGGCGCTGACAATCCGACTCTCCCATCCGGGTGAGGAAGGGGGAACAGTCGGGGTGAGGGTGAACGAAGTTGAGGGCGCTGTCGCCGCAGGGCGGATCGTCGAACTGGCCGGCTTTGGAGAACGGCCGGAGGCATTGGTGAAGGAGTGGAGGAAGACGTGTTCGTCCTTGGGATCGATTGTTCCACCTCTGTGA
- the rimI gene encoding ribosomal protein S18-alanine N-acetyltransferase, giving the protein MGKEDVNYYFRPMTVKDVDEVLAIEQVSFPTPWSRSAFVTELTESRLSHYWVCVEGAEKDGRLNPFPVEPTERVIGYVGVWIILDEVHITTIAIHPERRGEGLGEALLEYIFFETAQLGGERITLEVRPSNTKALALYRKRGFQEVGRRRGYYTDTGEDAIIMWRELDIPKNRFRNGEG; this is encoded by the coding sequence ATGGGAAAGGAAGATGTCAACTATTACTTCCGGCCTATGACGGTCAAGGATGTGGACGAGGTCCTGGCGATCGAACAGGTCTCTTTCCCGACGCCGTGGAGCCGCAGCGCTTTTGTGACCGAACTGACGGAGAGCCGCCTCTCCCATTACTGGGTCTGTGTCGAAGGGGCCGAAAAGGATGGGCGCCTTAACCCTTTCCCTGTTGAGCCGACGGAGCGGGTGATCGGCTATGTCGGCGTCTGGATCATCCTTGATGAGGTGCACATCACCACCATCGCCATCCACCCGGAACGGCGCGGAGAAGGACTCGGCGAGGCGCTGCTGGAGTATATCTTTTTTGAAACGGCCCAACTCGGCGGGGAGCGGATCACCCTGGAGGTCCGTCCCTCCAATACGAAGGCGCTGGCGCTCTACCGCAAGCGGGGCTTTCAAGAGGTGGGCCGCCGGCGTGGCTATTACACCGATACGGGGGAAGACGCCATTATCATGTGGCGTGAGCTGGACATCCCCAAAAACCGCTTCCGGAACGGGGAGGGATAA
- a CDS encoding class I SAM-dependent methyltransferase: MGHVFDSSAFAKLDNPRRRELLPPESILEGLGVTAGSRLADFGCGTGYLALPAATVVGTEGHVFAMDLQERMLVEARRRSEAAGLCNIAWILNPEGHIPLPGAFVDRLAMVAVFHEIRQREEVLAEACRVLQPRGRIGIVDWTPGFTEMGPQEDHRVPAETAAGLLEAAGFSHISIGAVSAGFYIVTGEKPA, encoded by the coding sequence ATGGGCCATGTCTTTGATAGCAGCGCTTTCGCCAAACTGGATAACCCGCGCCGGCGGGAACTGCTGCCGCCGGAGTCGATCTTGGAAGGCTTGGGTGTTACGGCGGGGTCACGCCTCGCCGACTTCGGCTGCGGAACAGGCTATCTGGCCCTTCCCGCCGCCACAGTCGTTGGGACGGAAGGTCATGTTTTTGCCATGGACCTGCAGGAGCGGATGCTGGTGGAGGCGCGCCGCCGCAGCGAGGCCGCCGGCCTTTGCAACATCGCCTGGATCCTCAACCCGGAGGGGCATATCCCGCTTCCCGGCGCTTTTGTGGATCGGTTGGCCATGGTCGCTGTGTTTCACGAGATCAGGCAACGGGAAGAAGTCCTGGCGGAAGCCTGCCGCGTCCTGCAGCCCCGAGGTCGCATCGGGATCGTCGACTGGACGCCCGGTTTTACCGAGATGGGGCCGCAAGAGGATCACCGCGTTCCCGCTGAGACGGCGGCGGGGCTGTTGGAAGCTGCCGGTTTTTCGCACATCTCCATCGGGGCAGTCAGCGCCGGCTTTTACATCGTCACGGGGGAAAAACCGGCCTGA
- the tsaD gene encoding tRNA (adenosine(37)-N6)-threonylcarbamoyltransferase complex transferase subunit TsaD: MSIFSLRGPAHAAGRFILGLETSCDETSAAVLQDGRVILSNVISSQVPTHQRFGGVVPEIASRKHMENITVVVDEALREAGVTWNDLTAVAVTAGPGLVGALLVGVAYAKGVALARSLPLVGVHHIEGHIYANFLSEPNLPFPLLCLVVSGGHTHLVELSGHGQLRILGATRDDAAGEAYDKVARALGLGYPGGPLVEKLAREGEAGAYPLPRALQQEDGYDFSFSGLKSAVLNLLNRAKQKGETINRENLAASFQEAVVDVLVEKTRRAARERDASTVLLAGGVAANGYLRLRLAKALAAEGRRLVVPPAILCTDNAAMIACAGYHRLMAGETAAADLNALADWPLGT, from the coding sequence TTGTCGATATTTTCACTGCGCGGACCGGCCCATGCGGCCGGTCGTTTCATCTTGGGGCTGGAGACGAGTTGTGACGAGACATCGGCGGCGGTGCTTCAGGACGGTCGCGTCATCCTGTCCAATGTCATCTCCTCTCAGGTGCCGACACACCAGCGCTTTGGCGGTGTCGTCCCTGAGATCGCCTCACGGAAGCACATGGAGAACATCACCGTCGTTGTTGATGAAGCCTTGCGGGAAGCCGGGGTCACCTGGAATGACTTGACAGCTGTCGCCGTTACTGCCGGGCCGGGCCTGGTCGGGGCGCTGCTCGTCGGTGTCGCCTATGCCAAAGGCGTCGCCCTGGCTCGGAGCCTGCCTCTGGTGGGTGTCCATCACATCGAGGGGCATATTTACGCCAACTTTCTGTCAGAACCGAACTTACCTTTTCCCCTGCTCTGCCTTGTTGTTTCGGGGGGACACACCCATCTCGTCGAACTGTCCGGCCACGGCCAGCTCCGCATCTTAGGCGCCACCCGTGATGACGCGGCCGGCGAAGCTTATGACAAGGTGGCCCGGGCCTTGGGGCTCGGTTACCCCGGCGGTCCGCTCGTGGAGAAGCTGGCCCGTGAGGGTGAAGCCGGCGCCTATCCGCTTCCCCGCGCCTTGCAGCAGGAAGACGGCTATGACTTCAGTTTCAGCGGCCTCAAGTCGGCTGTCCTCAACCTGCTCAACCGCGCCAAGCAAAAAGGCGAGACGATCAACAGGGAGAATCTGGCGGCCTCCTTCCAGGAGGCTGTCGTCGACGTGCTGGTCGAAAAAACGCGACGGGCCGCCCGAGAAAGGGACGCATCGACGGTCCTGCTCGCCGGGGGCGTGGCAGCAAACGGATATTTGCGCTTGCGCCTTGCAAAGGCCCTGGCGGCAGAGGGACGACGGCTCGTCGTGCCGCCGGCCATCCTCTGCACCGACAACGCCGCCATGATCGCCTGCGCCGGCTACCACCGGCTGATGGCCGGGGAGACGGCGGCGGCTGACTTAAATGCCCTAGCCGATTGGCCGTTGGGAACGTGA